TCGCTTCGAAATGGCCTGCTTCTCGAAAGAACGCAATTCACGCTTAAGCATCAATCAAGATTATACTTGTGAGCCGCTTCAAGCTCTTTGTTTTTCAAGGCATAGCCGGTTTGTCCGGCCATTACACGCACAAGCGGTCGCCGGTTGCGCACTTACCGGAGAAGCAGGCGTGAACCTCCTTCTGGACCGCCAGCGATTCTTTGGTTTCTCCCGTATCGGACTGAATCACGCGTGGAAAGACCTGGTCGATGTCAACCGCTATTCGTATCATTCAATCCGCCAATGCTCATCATTTTCCTGCCATATTGTCCTCGAACGGGCACGCGCCGGTGCAGCCGGACATCCCACCTCGCGCCTTTACTCTTGCAGCCACCCGCTCAACATTTCCTCGCAGTTGACGACTTTCGCGGCGAGGTCCATGGGTACATAGAAGTAGTGGTTAGAGGCTTCGAAGCCAAGTCGGGAATCACGCATCCGCAGTCTATGCAGGCGCAGCGCCAAGTCTTTCTCATTGCGGACGATTTGCCGCAGTATTCCGGTTAGAGCAACCGTATCAGCATTGGCGTCCGCGGCAAGGAGCGCGTCCCGCGCAACGACGAAGCGGGACTGGTTCTCGACGCTGCGGAAATGGATGGCACATGCGTCGGCAACGAGCATTTCTTCTTCGAGCGCCACGCGTGCCTGCGGGGCGACGTCCAGCGCCGCCGTGTCGCGCTTGAGCGCGTCGAGCGCCTGCTCGAAGCCGTCCGCCACTTTCTTGAACTGCTCAATGAATACTTCCGCGGGATACACGGACCGCCAGCTCTGGAGGTCGTCATAGGGGAATCCAACCATCGTGGCCGCGTAACCCGTAGGCTCGCTCCATAGCGGATTCGCGGGGCCCATCTGTTGCGGGCCGGAGTACACGGTGCCGCCATGATATGGGTATTCCTGAAATGCTTTGCTGAACGCTTTCCATGCGGCAACGACATGGGGCGCGGGCGCGGGCCCGAAACGGCGCTCGGCCACGGTTCGCAGCACGCTGTCGACATCGCCCGCGTCCGGCATGCCCATGGCCGCATAGGCTTCAAGGTTCGGCGACGGGCAGCCGCCGAGGGTCCAGCCGAGCATCAGGCCGTCCACGCCTGCCGAGCGCAGATTGGCGGCGTGCTGGGCCACGTTCTCCAGCACGGGGATATATGGCACGGACGAGAGTTCCCACGTGTTTCCGGCCTGCACCTTGGCGACGCATTTCAGCCCGCGTTCGCGCGCCCAGGCCCAGTGCCGCGTAGCGCGCGGGCCCGGCCCGACCACGGACAGCGAGTATTCGCCTACGGTCGTGTCTACGCCGCCGCGCGAGATAGGGATGCTCCACTCGCTCACGCTCATGAAGGCCGTGTCTTCGGGCAGATTGCGAATCATCGCCTGCGCCTTGTCATCGGGCCAGCCCCAATCCCAGGCGATCAGCCTCGCGCCGCTGCCGGCTGCACGGATGCCTTCGAGAATGACGCCATTGAGTTCCGGGATGACGGTTTCCGGGCCGCGAGGCGCGCAGCGGGGGCATTCCGCGCCGCGATGATGGGACCAGCAGTTTGTCAGGTTCTCGGACGCGGTGATGGTGAAGAACCCCGCAAGGTCTGGCGCGGCGCGGCAGATTGTCGCGACGGCGTCACGCAGGTAATCCCGGACATCCGGCGCACTGGTGCACATCGCGGCATGGTCGCCCTCCGCGACGCCGCGCAATTCGGGATGAACCTCAAAGAACGGAAGCGGCATTGCGCGCGGCTCGTTCAAATACAAGTACACGCCGATACCGTGCTGTTTGGCGCGCGCCGTGAGTTCCTTCAAGTTGCTCAGGCGTTCTTCCCAGCGCTCGCTCAACGACGGGTCCCACGGGAACGGCGCAAGCTTGTACAAGACCGCCTGGAGCCAGACGCCGTCCACGCCGGCCTGCGCGAGCCGGGCCAGATAGCCGGCGGGATAGGCCGGGGTCTTCGTTTCGAGAAACGGGTCGCCGTACAGCATGAAATAGGATGAACAGTACCGCGGCTGGAAGCGGCTCTCCCCCGCCGGTTCCGCCGCGGGTTCTGGCATTTCCGAAAGCTCCCGGACGAAACCGAACATCGGTTCGGCGGGACCGGGCAAGCCCTCGGGGAATTCCCGGGCGACGACCGCTGCAATTTCGGCTTCCCGGGCGCGGACGGCTTCGTCCGGCGGCGCGTAACGCAGTAACGCGCATTTCGGCTTAAGGCTGCCGAGTTTGATGTAAAGAAAATCGTCCTCGCGCAAGGTGTAGGCAAGCTTCTCGGGGGTCCAATCGAGCAACTCCAGGAGTTGTTCATAAGGCAGCAGGTGCCAGTTACGCCGGATGATTGTGATATACGAACGGAGCCATTGATCTTCGGAGACCTCTGGCGGACCGCTCAGGCCCATGCGGCGGCCAAGGTCCAGCACCTCGCCGCTGTTCGAGTCGAGCACGGCCGCCATGCGGTCGACGGGTACGAGCCCCCAGTTGAGCCAGACGAAGGCGTGCAGACGGTCCGGAAATCCCGGAATGGCGACCGGTTCCGGCGCAGAGCCCACCGGCAATTCAACCGCATGCAGCATGGTCAATCCGACAACTGCAAGAAACATGGCATGAACTCCCCGTTACATGGCCTGCAAACGCATGGTCATATCGCCAAGTCTCACACGATACTCGCACGAGACCGCAAAGTCGATTTCGTACTCCCGGGTGTGCCGGGCAATCTCGTCACTGGAACGCGCCGGCCACGAGCAGGACTTCCGCGCCCGCGGCCAGCACCATGCCTCTCGGACCGCGTTCATCCGGGAACAGGGCCGGGCTGTGCGGCATGGCAGCCGTCTCGACCTTCCAGACAATCGGGGGGTCAAGGCTGTCCACGGAACCCGCAAGACACAAGATGATTGCGAGACATTCAAGCATTGCACGGTTCCTCGTGCAACCGCTCCCTCCGCGTCATTCCTTGAACACGCGCCCAAGCTGCGCCAGCCGTTCCCGCGCTTCGGCGATGATGTCGTCAATGATCTGTTTGCAGGTCTTGATTTCGTGGATGCGCCCGACCACCTGCCCGCAAGCGATGGTCCCGGCGTTGACATCGCCGCTCAGGTAGGCGTCACGCCCCACTTTGCCCGCGATGATGGGCAGCAACTCCTCCAGAGTGGCGCCCTCGGCTTCCAGTCTCGCCACCGTGAGCGCGGCCTCGTTCTTGATAATGCGCGCCGCATTGCGGATTGAACGCTCGACCACGACCGTGTCCGTTTCCTTCGCGGCAATCATCCATTTCTTGAAGTTGTCGTGCATGGGGCTTTCGACCGATGCCATGAAGCGAGTCCCCATCAGCACGGCGTTCGCGCCCAGCGCGAGCGCGGCCACGAGGCTGCGCCCGTCGCAGAATCCGCCCGCCGCAATCACGGGCACGTGCAGTTCTTCCGCGGCCTTCGGGATGAGAATCAGCGACGGCACGTCGTCCATGCCGGGGTGCCCCCCGCACTCGAAGCCCACAATCGTCACGGCGTCCACGCCGATGCTCTCCGCCTTCTTCGCGAAGCGCACCGCCGGCACCTTGTGAATGAGCTTGACGCCCGCCGCGTGCAGCTTTTGCACGTAAGGTTCGGGGTTGCGGCCCGCCGTCTCCACCACGGGCGCCCCTTCCTCGCACACAACGTCCATGAAGGCGTCGGTCTGGTCACCGGGCATGAGCACGGGCAGCATGGAAATGTTCACTCCGAACGGCTTGTCCGTCATGTCGCGGGCCTTTCGGATTTCCGCGCGCAGTTCCTCCGGGTAGGCGAACGACACCGCCGTGATGAAGCCGCAGCCACCGGCGTTTGACACGGCGGAAACCAGTTCCGCCTTCGCAAGCCACTGCATTCCCCCCATGAGAATCGGGTATTCGATTCCAAGCATTTCGGTAATACGCGTCTTCAGCATGACAAGATTCCCTCCGGTTGCGTGCGATGCGCGGCCAAGGAGTGCGGACCCTTGCGCCAGATTTGCGGGTATTAGACGGACCCGCGGCGTAAAATGCAATGCGACAGCGAAGAATGCCGCCCGGACAGCCGGCGAACCGTCCGGGCCGCTCCCGTTCTTATTGCGTATCAGGGCGATTCCGGCAAGCGGCTGAACTCAGACGGACAGCAGCTTCCGGGCCCGCTCAAGCCGCCTGCGGATGTCGATCTGCTGCGGACAGGCCTTCGTGGCGTCCGCGAGGTCGACGTAGTCGAAATCCCGCTCTTCGGGCTGCAGGGACCGATAGAGCTTGCGGGCGCTGTCACACTCGTGATAGCTCTCGTAGTACATCAGGTAGCGCATCTGGTCCGCGATCCGCAGCTTGCCCGGTACGCGCGATTCGCACAGGTGATTGCAGCCGTTGCAATAGTGTTCGGAGGTCAGCGCGGCGAGCCGGTGCAACTGCATGTACTCGTCCATGGACAACTTCACCGGCGATATGGCTGCCGCGGTGTTCTCCATGACGTGCTCGACGCTGGACATCTGAGAACAGACCGCGTCGATGCGGTCGTCAGCCCAAACGGCCTTCAACTTCGCCTGCGTCAGCGTGAAGTTGTCGGACCGGAACGGTACGATCTCCTCCGCGTCGTCGGGGATCGCGGCCAGCGTCTTCATCGCCACCAGGCCCAGACCCTTGCTCTTGGCTGCGTCAATGGCGCGGTTCAACTCGACGTTTCCGTACTGGCGGAAGTTGTAGCGAAACAGAACCACATCGACGCCGCCCACTTCCGCCGCTTTCGTCAACATCGCCGGCACGGACCCGTCATGCACCGAAATCCCGAAGAATCGTGTCTTGCCGCTCTTCTTGAGGTCATCGGCCATTTGAATGAATTCAGGTTCCAAGTAGCGCTCGTGATGGGCCATGTGGATATAGAAGAGGTCCACGTAATCCATCTCCAGGTCAGCCAGGCACTTGTCCAGCTCTTCTTTGAACCGCTGCGCCGAGGCCTCCTCCACGCTCAGATAGACCTTTGTCGCGATGAAGAGCTTCTTACGGTCGGCAATCTGGCGGTTGAACACAGCCACGGCCTTCTGCGCCAGACCATCCGCGTACATTTGGGCGGTATCGATGTAATCGACGCCCATCTGGAAACAGCGGTGGAGCCTCTTGTCGTACTTCGGGTCCATGGTCTGGCAAGTGCCCATCTGGAGGATGGGCAATACTTCGCCGGTCGAGCCCAGGGGCTTGCGCGGCACCTTGCCCCCGGCGGGGGCAGGCACCTGTCCTGCCGCTCCGTCCGCGGCGCCCATCATGCCCAGTCCCATACCACCGGCCACGGTCCCACGAATGAAATCGCGCCGCCCCATGGGTCCTGTCTTCATGCTCATGGTCTCCTTGTTTCTCGTGTTTGACTGCGTCATTCCGCCCAATCGGCGGGCGAGAACCGTCAAGCGCTCAGTACGCGCCGGGCTTGCGCCAACCGCTCCGCGATGCGAATGCCCTGCGGACATGCTGCCTCCGCCACGTTCAGGTCTATGCCTTCGAAGCCACGCTCTTCCGCGCGCAGCCTGCTATAGAGTTCCCTGGCCCGCTCCGTCTCGCCGTAGCACTCGCGATACATGAGATACCGCAGCGTGTCCGCGATGCGCAGCGTGCCACGCGCTTCGCTCCCGACCGCGCTTGCGCCCACGCTGATGCCCGCGGCCTGCTTCATGAATCCGCGCCGCGCGATGCCGTCCCTGTTCATGCTGCGCACCTTGCCTCCCCGTCAGCCTGTAACCTCACGATGTTTCAAGAGCAACTTCCGTTCATCCGACCGGCTTTCCCCCACCGCCGTAACGTACACGGCGCGGTCATCCCGGACGGGGCATTCGTTCTGGCAGATGCCGCACCCGATGCACAGGTCCGGCACGATAAAGGGCTTGTTCAAGACTACGATATTGCCAAAAACGTCCTTGGTCTCGACGTCTTTAGCCTGGATCGCCTTGGGCGACACCGGGCACACCTCCTCACAGACGACGCAGGGGATTTCCATGGCGTGCGGCAAGCATCGCCCGACATCGTAGAAGGCCGTGCCGAGCCGGATCGGGCCCTGGCCGGCGTAAGCGCCTTTGCCCAATTTCTCCTCGACGGTAATCTTGCGGATTGCGCCTGTCGGGCACACCTCCGAACACAGGGTGCACTTCAACTGGCAGTGCCCGATATCGAAGTTCATTACAGGCGTCCAGAGCGCCTCGACGCCCGCTTCCTCGAACGTGGCCGGCTGCAGCACGTTCGTGGGGCACGCGTTGATACACTGGTCGCACTTGATACACTTGGCAAGGAACAGGCTCTCTTCCACGGAACCGGGTGGCCGAATCAGCGCCCCGGAGAAGTTCTTGTCGGTATTTACGCCGTGGTTCTTGATGAAAGGATACGCCAGCACGCCCATGATGGAAGCAAAAACCAATTTCCGGCGCGAGAGGTCTGGCGCGGCTTTCACCTGTTTTGTGTCCTGCCGCAGCATGCGGAACGACAGGGCGTCCTCGGGGCAATCATCAATGCAATTCATGCAGGAAAAGCACTCGCTCTGGCGCAGGATGCTTTGCGGGTCCGAGGCGCCTTCGCAGCGCGTCAGGCACAGATTGCAGTCTGTGCATTTGTGCACATCGCGGTTGATGCGGAACAAGGCGAAACGCGAGAACACGCCGAGCAACGCACCGAGCGGGCACAGCACGCGACAGAAGAACCGCGGAATGACCGTGTTCATCGCCACGAGCCCGAACAGGATCACGCCTATCCAGAACGAGCCGACAAAGACGCGGCGTTCGACACCAGGGCCGAATTTCAGATTGTCGAGCCACAGCGTGTCGAGTTCGAGGCTGCCTGCCGCCTCGGAAACCTTGTCGATGCCGAGGTCCGCGGCAGGGGCCACTACGGTGGCGAATGTGCGGTACATGAGGCAGATCGGGTCGAGCAGGCCGACCTGCAGCGCGCCCATGGCCGCCATGAGGACGAAAACGATGAGAACGACATATTTCAGCGCGAAGACGGGCCGGTACCGGTTATCTTCGATGCGTTTCTTGCCCGTCCCAACGTTGAACAACCAGCCGACGAACTGGTGCAGCGTTCCGTAGGGGCAGACCCAGTTGCAGAATACGCGCCCGAACAGCAGGGTCAGCGCAAGCACGAGCAACCCCCAGCCGAGATACCGGTAAATGCGCCCCGTCGAGAGCATGGTCGCGAGCAGCACGAGCGGGTCCATCTCGAGCAGGCGCGAGACCGGGTAACCACCCAGGCGCGACGTCCATGTGGCCCAGACGGAAAACAGGAACACCAGAAAGAAAAACGCCTGCGACACAATGCGGATATTGGTGATGCGCAGGGCTTTCCTGAGCGAAAAACCTGTCAGGTACTGATTAATCCTGCGCATTTGCGTCACCCATACTGCTCTAGCCCGCAATTTCCTTGGTTCTTCCCAGCCAATCGACGCGGCCTGCGCCTTTGGCTTCCGCCTTGTACAGGTATTCGGGATAGTCCCGGCCCCGTTCGAGCAGGTGCTCGAATGCCCACGCGTCCGACGCGACGGGGTCGAGGCTTGCCAGCACGGCGTCGCCCTCCTTCACGTTCGAGGGATCCCCGCCGGTGGGTCCGTTCTTCATCAGCACGCGCGTTCCATCGAGAATCGTCAGCGTCGGGCGCATCATGATCGCCAGGTCCGATACGATGCCGTGGATGTCCTGGTGGAACTGATTACGCGTTCCGCCCAGCAGACCGTACCAGTTCTTGAGGCCCATCGAGGCGCTGCACAGGTTGTGGTCCTTGACCGGGGCGAGGCCGATGACCTTGTCCACGTTGGTGAAGGGCCGGTGAAAGAACCACCAATCGCGGATCAGCTCCGCGTTGGGCGTGTGCAGCATCTTGAACGCGTTGGAATCGGGCAGATACACGCGGCCGCCGGACCTTTCCGTGGCTTCGCGGATGCGGCTCTTGGCGAAGCAGTCCGCGGGCGATTCGATGGGGTTGTCGGCCACGCGCACTTCCTGCGCGCCGCAGTCCACGAGCAGCATGCGTACCAGCGCCTCGAGCAGTTCCGGGTTCGACGTTGCGCCCAGGTTCGGCGACCGGTCGAAGGCAACGTTGGGCTTCACCAGCACGACGTCGCCGCGCTTGATGTAGTGGCCAAGCCCGCCTACGGCATCCAAGGCGCGCCGGAGTTTTTCCACGGGCGGCCCCTCGCGCCCGATGCCCACGTCAAAAGCGCCATCGGGCTTCTCCACGTGATAGTCCCGCAGCGTGAACGGCTTGAGCACCGGCCGGCTGCGCAGGCCCCTCGAATCCTTGAGCGAAAGGGGCCAGTCCTCCGGCGCGGCCGCAAGATATGCCACGGCGCCGCCGATACCGCCCGCAGTCAGGAGGCGTCCCACGAAACGGCGGCGCGTCAGCGGCGCCTTCTGGTACTCCGGATGCCGGATATCCCTATGCTGCGCCATCCAGGACTCCTGCAAGTGTGTCGTTATATTCGCGGGCGACGGCTTCGCCGGGCGCGTTCTCCACCCCGAAAACGTACCGCCCGCGACGGCTTAACGCCAGAAACGTCTCGAGGTACGCATGCTTCATGAGCACGGAATCCTCACCTTCCATGACAACAGCGTAGTCGAACTTGTTATTCTCGACCAGCTTCGCGAACAGGGCCGAGGCGCCGGCGTCGTCCGCGTCCAGATGCACGAAATACCGGGCATCCGGGCTATCGGGCGGCACGCCAAACCAGAAATCCTGGGCAAAGCCAAATTGAAAGACGTCCGACTTCTCGTAGGCGATTGCATCGAAAGGCAAGCCCAGCCCGTCGGACAAAACCTTGTAGGGGACGGGGACAGACGTTTCGCCCGACCCGAGCGGCGCGACCGATTCGATAATTTGCACCGCCTTCTCGCGGATGACCGGGTCGCTGCTGGTCCCGCTCAGTTTCAGATAGTATGGCCCGAACAGGGCAACCGCGCCCGCATCCGTCGCGTAATAGTTCGCCGGCCCGAGCTTATCCGTGGCTTGCTCCGGGTCCCGCTGCGCCGCGAAGATGCCCAGCGCATTCTCAAACGCGCCCATGTCGTACAACTCGACGCTGATTTCCTGAGCGCCGTCGGGGCTGGCCAGCGCGAGGTAATGGAGCATCTGAAAACCGAAGGCCAGATACTGCTCCGCCGCACCGTTGATCTTCTCGTACAGCTTTTCGGGATCGAATTCCTGCAAGCGGGAAGAGGGCGTCCAGCCGCCCGCAAGAACCGCATCCGGGAACAGCCCCAGTTCCGGCGCGGCTGCGGCCGCTGCCGTTGCGGCGCCCGGCTCGACCCATCGCTCGACCGGCGCATGATAGAGCGTATCCGCGACCGTGTCCCGAATGAGCACATCCATCGAAATATCGCGTTCGGACGGGTCATACGCGTCCTTGCACGTCGCAAACCATGCGGCGGCAAGGGCCAAGAGCAGAAGAAGACCCACACTGCAAGCCGCTTCGCCCGCGGAGATGCGCTTGCGGAAGACCTTCCTTTTCCGGTTGTTGAATACACGCTCCTTGCTTGCCAAGCAGGGACACCGTCCTTTCTCCCGGCGCGCGGCTGCGTATCGCCTCGCCATCCACCGCAGACGCGGCGCCGCGCCGGCCGCACTGAAAACCAACCTGTGTTCGCATGCGCCGCGAAACTGTAACGAATCCGGCGTTGGGGTGCAAACGGAACCTCAACCCAACAGCATTACTCGCAAATAGGACTGCTCTGAAGCGCATCGGGATTCACGGTGCAAGGGACTGTGACTATTGGGGATAACGTCAAATCACGGCCCCATGGGATTGCGCAGATAGTAGAGAAACCCGTCCTCCGCGCCAATCAGCAGGTCGGGTACGCCATTACGGTCCCAATCCACTGCGGCCGGGCAGGTGTCGTGTCCCGCCAGGACACGGCTGTCCAGCATCCCTTCGTTCCGGAAAACCCATGGGTGTGCGGCATCGCCAACGTTGCGCAGGAAATCGATGTTCTTGCCGTCGACCAGGATGTCGATTCTTCCATCACGGTCCCAATCGGCCATGCAGAACTTGCGGCGGCCGCTCTTGCCCGCGCGCCTGTCATTCAGGCGAAGCGGCTCCAGAGATTCGTTGAGGAAGATACGTTGCGGCGGAAGCAGCAGCAGCGTTTCGCCCTGGCGCCGGCGCTCGAAGTAAGCCAGATAACCTTCGGTGTCGAGCATGACAAGGTCGGGCAGGTTATCGACGTTCAGGTCAATGACGAACGGCGTCGTGCGCCATTGCGTTACGAGTTCGCGCCCTTCCGGATTCCACCAGAGCCATTCGGGCTTTGGCGTTGGACCGCTCCAAGCGACCTCGATGGGCCGGGCCGCTTCGAGCATGGGCGCCGTGCGGGTCCCGGTGCCCCTGTGCCACAGCACCTTGCCCCAGATGCTGTTCAGCACGATATCGAGCAGGCCGTCGGCGTCCCAGTCGCACACGTTGAGCACCGTATAACCCCACTTTGCCTCGGCGGGACCCTGAATCGAGCCATTCGGCCCCGCCTGGATGT
The nucleotide sequence above comes from Candidatus Hydrogenedentota bacterium. Encoded proteins:
- a CDS encoding nitronate monooxygenase, with the translated sequence MLKTRITEMLGIEYPILMGGMQWLAKAELVSAVSNAGGCGFITAVSFAYPEELRAEIRKARDMTDKPFGVNISMLPVLMPGDQTDAFMDVVCEEGAPVVETAGRNPEPYVQKLHAAGVKLIHKVPAVRFAKKAESIGVDAVTIVGFECGGHPGMDDVPSLILIPKAAEELHVPVIAAGGFCDGRSLVAALALGANAVLMGTRFMASVESPMHDNFKKWMIAAKETDTVVVERSIRNAARIIKNEAALTVARLEAEGATLEELLPIIAGKVGRDAYLSGDVNAGTIACGQVVGRIHEIKTCKQIIDDIIAEARERLAQLGRVFKE
- a CDS encoding aldo/keto reductase, with protein sequence MKTGPMGRRDFIRGTVAGGMGLGMMGAADGAAGQVPAPAGGKVPRKPLGSTGEVLPILQMGTCQTMDPKYDKRLHRCFQMGVDYIDTAQMYADGLAQKAVAVFNRQIADRKKLFIATKVYLSVEEASAQRFKEELDKCLADLEMDYVDLFYIHMAHHERYLEPEFIQMADDLKKSGKTRFFGISVHDGSVPAMLTKAAEVGGVDVVLFRYNFRQYGNVELNRAIDAAKSKGLGLVAMKTLAAIPDDAEEIVPFRSDNFTLTQAKLKAVWADDRIDAVCSQMSSVEHVMENTAAAISPVKLSMDEYMQLHRLAALTSEHYCNGCNHLCESRVPGKLRIADQMRYLMYYESYHECDSARKLYRSLQPEERDFDYVDLADATKACPQQIDIRRRLERARKLLSV
- a CDS encoding DUF362 domain-containing protein, with product MAQHRDIRHPEYQKAPLTRRRFVGRLLTAGGIGGAVAYLAAAPEDWPLSLKDSRGLRSRPVLKPFTLRDYHVEKPDGAFDVGIGREGPPVEKLRRALDAVGGLGHYIKRGDVVLVKPNVAFDRSPNLGATSNPELLEALVRMLLVDCGAQEVRVADNPIESPADCFAKSRIREATERSGGRVYLPDSNAFKMLHTPNAELIRDWWFFHRPFTNVDKVIGLAPVKDHNLCSASMGLKNWYGLLGGTRNQFHQDIHGIVSDLAIMMRPTLTILDGTRVLMKNGPTGGDPSNVKEGDAVLASLDPVASDAWAFEHLLERGRDYPEYLYKAEAKGAGRVDWLGRTKEIAG
- a CDS encoding 4Fe-4S dicluster domain-containing protein, which codes for MRRINQYLTGFSLRKALRITNIRIVSQAFFFLVFLFSVWATWTSRLGGYPVSRLLEMDPLVLLATMLSTGRIYRYLGWGLLVLALTLLFGRVFCNWVCPYGTLHQFVGWLFNVGTGKKRIEDNRYRPVFALKYVVLIVFVLMAAMGALQVGLLDPICLMYRTFATVVAPAADLGIDKVSEAAGSLELDTLWLDNLKFGPGVERRVFVGSFWIGVILFGLVAMNTVIPRFFCRVLCPLGALLGVFSRFALFRINRDVHKCTDCNLCLTRCEGASDPQSILRQSECFSCMNCIDDCPEDALSFRMLRQDTKQVKAAPDLSRRKLVFASIMGVLAYPFIKNHGVNTDKNFSGALIRPPGSVEESLFLAKCIKCDQCINACPTNVLQPATFEEAGVEALWTPVMNFDIGHCQLKCTLCSEVCPTGAIRKITVEEKLGKGAYAGQGPIRLGTAFYDVGRCLPHAMEIPCVVCEEVCPVSPKAIQAKDVETKDVFGNIVVLNKPFIVPDLCIGCGICQNECPVRDDRAVYVTAVGESRSDERKLLLKHREVTG